The Xiphophorus maculatus strain JP 163 A chromosome 5, X_maculatus-5.0-male, whole genome shotgun sequence nucleotide sequence ACATTCTTTaacacaatacatttttaaattgtgcttttaACTGTACTTTTTGAACATAATTTCCTCGTCCATTTCAACTGTTCCACTATGGAGCCTTACCCCGCCGTGCCCAAAGAACTCGCAGTAGCAGCAGTCACAGTACTTCCCTTCCTTCTGgttggtggaggtggaggtggaggagctgtgCTCGGAGCAGCTGTCCTCATCTGGACTCTCCTCTCCATCGTACGGCTGGTGTTCGTACGATCCGCTGCCTTCACACCGATGGCCTTCACAGTCAGGGTCACTGAACACATTGGGTTTCTTTAAGTATCTGCTTTACGTTCAGAGTGTCAATGGTCCTGCAAGGCATGAACTAAGTCTCCTCTCCTCACCTGCAGACACTAGTTGGGGCGCTGACCGGACCGTCCATAGAGGGCACTGGAGGTTCAGCAGGCGGGAGGCAAAGGCCCTGATGGGAATCCACAAAGTCTGGAGCAGGAGCGGCCATCTTTGGAAAGGACGGCCGCTCCATCCTTTCCATGGCAGGAAGGTGTGAGGCTGGTGCTGGGGGGAGGGTGGGTCCAGAGAGTGAAGGGAGAGAACTCAGTCCCATGGAGTTGTTCCTAGGAGCTGCTGACATGGGTTGTCTGTGATCGTCTTTACCTAAACTGTGAAATACATCgtctagaaaagacaaaaaaagtctCAGAATTACTAGAGggttttttaatacaaaatacattcatacaagaaaacagcagctctgactTCAGTCTTAAAACCAACACTTTGTTTACTGTGATTGTTTATACGACTGTGCACTGTagctaaattaaactaaaaaactgttaaaaatcaaaaactccAGTTACTAACTATGgcgtgctaactagaaacaaccaatcagagccaggaggagtgttttggtgctgtcaatcaacatcTCATGTGGTGCCACTCacacagggaggaggtggaagagattgatcttttcacagctCGTTTGTTTCATAGCAAACGGTCATGAattggtgacagttttaacaagtatgtaaaaaacatattctttacatactgcagctttaaggatgGAAAAGTGGTGCTTCATAGCTGTAGCAGTAGGCTACTAGATATTAAATCGTCACAGAAATTGTTACGCTAAACAATAATgctgtcattttgagaccattttcaactgaCATAATAACAATAGTGGCATATTAATGCAAGTATACAcactcaaagattaaaaaaatataatcaaagtTCAATCAAAGAATGCTTAACACcgcaacagaaaaacatttgaaatgtccaaaataaaaaacaacaataatcaaAATAGATTATTAAGTCTCTGTAActaaaaatggatttaaaaaaatatgaattgttCAGCTTAGACAAGAAAAACAGGCAGCTTTTCAGCGACAATGAAAGGGATCATATATAACTATTGTCGTCCAACTAGAATTTATTAAGCtcgttttaatttttcatgcgATTAGTTGATTTGTTGCTTATTGTGAAAGGTCTACGTGGCAGTCAAGGTTCTCTCCACCTTGGTTTTTTTAGGTCATAATGAGGCAGATCTAAGGAGTCGGTGGATGtgaacatttcagcagcagccCCAGGCAGAACTTCGGCCTGAATCAACTGGAGGAATCCTGCTGAAGAGAGAAACCATGATGCATTCTGGGTGGTGTGGGACGTCTGCCCACCACTGCACCGGACAGACGGGTTGAACTGTAGCAGGATGAACTGATGTGGTACTGAGCTGGGAGACAGGGGCTGACCCACCACCTCTGAAATATGTCCGCTTGAAATCTGGGGGAAATCATCTTCACTCCATGCTGCTGTTGACTTTTAAGAAGCTGTGAGGCATGGTGGTGAAACCTGAgtctgctgctgtgcaagttacacaacaagttgttgctaggtaaccacagagTAAGTGAGTTAGTTTATGCCACCAGCCTTGCTTAGCTGCCTTGAGAGGTTAAGaggctaaagcctttcctctgcctacatctcccacaATGCCGTGTGGTTCTGGATTAGAGTTCcgtgaatattctatcagatttATTAAcaattgatattgatcacgtgtctatcACACTACATATTGTTATTGGTTTATTGTCTAACTATATTCCAAGTTTGTGTTGGTATCTGTAACGGCTTCACTGACTGAGTTTAAAATGGATTCCACACCATTTGCTGCTGCTATGGGTTTATAGTTCATCCATTATCCAGAATAAGAAGCTTCATAAGAGTACAAACCTAACCTGTACTCTTCCTTCCTACATTACCTATAGTGTTGGGTCTTTTAGATGCTAGATGGATGGGTGGGTTATTACTTGACTGGACAGTGGTGGCAGTGCAGGACACGGAGGACGTGGCGGCGGACGTGGCCATCACCACCCGGTTGGTCTCCATGAAGGCATCCTGGAAGTTGTAGAGACACTTCTTCTTGGCGCCAGTCTTCTTCGGCTCTTTGGCTTCTGAAGAGGAGCACGACGACGACGACGAAGACGACAACGAAGAGGACAGCGACGACGACGAAGACGTGGGCAGGGGTGTGGGCAGCGGGGGATGCTCCCCTTGGAGGCCAATGGATGTTGGCGGCAGGGGCACGTCGGGGAGCGGAGGTCCCAGCATTTCACCTGTGGACCACCACAGACAGAGGTGATGACATGTCGATAGATAAGCTTGCAAGAAGCGCTGCGGCTGGGCGGCTCACCTGGCAGACATTCGGGCAGCAGCACAGATGGGTTCCAGCTCTTCATCACAGCAGCATCCCACAGATTTTCAAACTTAAGAGAGAGGCACTGTAGTGAGGTATTCCAATCGCCCGCTCCGCCCGTCCCACCGAAGCAGTTCTGGTATACGTGGTCCGGTAAGGATGTGCTGAATGCTGGCTGCTTGGCTGCTGAATGGTTGGATGTTGGGTTTGGGGGCAGaggctgaagaaagaaaatcgTCCGTTAGCAGGAACCTTAAACGTCTGGTTTGGATCGATTCGAtatcaatatctgtatcggtccaGATGTTGACAAAAATTCTAGATCAGTTAATGGTGACAACGTGCCAcatccataagggcagatctttTCAGTCTTAAtatatgctttatttattttaaattatatgtaaAACTCCTAACTGCGTTTTCTGAATCATTTGaaatactgtttatttttacacgTTTCCctctagtttattttttcacacgTTTGATTGTGTCGGGGAGCGGAGGTCCCAGCATTTCACCTGTGGaccagtttcagtttctttactatttattttacattggctgttgtACTCTAAATAGCACTGActtaaattaaagttgtgttaaatgagctgtactggtgcagagttatcaaatatatttttaattcagtacatgtatgtctgtttaaaaatatatatttatacatactTTAGgtcaattcagctgtttttctgtatcagatcgGAATAGACCAATACTAcagttcaaatatcttaatcTCTCGTGAAAAAAGTGGGTCAGTGCATCCTGACTAGCGTGGCTCTCACATGCGTTGGGGCTTAGATCAGATTCAGGCTGTCCCCTTGTGGCAGAGGACGAAGCTACActgacaaaaagtgaaaccGAAACATAATGAAGCTCAGTGTTGTTCCTGGAACCTTAAAGAAATCCCCAGAGataaggaaacaaacaaaattccCCCTCAAGTCACTCATAGCCAAAATTAACCAAACGTAATCAAGAAGAAAACGTAAGCTAAAAGTACAACACCTTCTCACCTTGTTGTGTATGAGAGGTGGGCTGGGTGGGTAGAGTGTCGGGTGGAGGAGGGGTCGGGAAAAGTTCTGCAGGGGCAGGTGGCCGTGGATGTGCGGGTATAAGTGGAGGGCAGGGTGTGCAGGGGGCGCCTTGCTGTCTGGAAAGAACTGGTGTCCGACAGTGGAAGGAGGCACGGCGTGGATCCGGCTGGGGGGCAGGCAGGCGGCGGGGCCCAGGGCCGAGGGGTTTGGGTCCTGGTTGCACACGTGGCACTCACAGGCATGCTGGACCTGTTCTACCTAAACATGGCATTCAATATTCACAAATAACATTTACAACTGCAAagttttttccttgttttgttaCATAATCAAAATATATCAGatatttttgggggattttgCAAAACTGATGTTTGTTAGACAAATAATCCTCCTAAACAGTGTTTTCTGCACATGACACACATTACGACAGGACCATACAAAGAAAGCTCCTAAAGTGTTGCAATACCTGTTGATGGCTGTACGAGGGTGGAGGACTGGCCGTTTTTCCCAGGGAAAGTACTTCCTGCTTCCCCGGGGGCTCCCCACCTGCCTGAATATTAGCTTCCTCCTCATCGCCCTctgatgagctgctgctgctggtaaTCTGAGGAGACTGAGGAAATTGTAGAACAAACCAAATTAGGAAAAGTAGTCGACGGGAAAGCAGTGGAGTTCCCTACCTACCAGTAAGCCACTCTCAAATGAGAGTGGCTTTTCATCATCCAGAAACACAGCGGGGAAGTTCACCACTGATCTCGGGTAGTTTTGCTGAGCAGAAAACTCACCCCTGGCTTCAGTGCTGCGTTGACGTCGTCCCCGTTGATGTTACGGTGAAGTCCGTTGACAGCGGCCGACACCACGCTGCTGTCCTCATAGCTGTTCATGGGGTAAATGTTCCTGAACTTACTGGACACTGGAGGcacttcatcatcatcactaatactacagagagagaagagaagtCAGACTGAGGTTTAAttgttgtttaaatgtaaatgcataaataatacTGAATACTCCCTAGTAGTATTCAGTATAGTGCAACACTTTATGAACAACACAAAGCATGAACTATTTCATCAGAGCTGCAATagtttccatttcaaaatgacaaagaaattagattttgtaGTTGTGTGGGGTAAGGTGACaaatggattttattgattaatcaaatttggTGTtaataggcctgtcgcgataaacgataaatcaattaatcgtacgataaattaaaactatcaatgtcattttaattatcggcattatcgtctcttccgggctttttctctttctgttaatgtcACTGAATGAATGGTTTCCATGATGACAAggtatgagtttgaagaaatttctccgTCGTActtgctgctagcatgtgcttgttctaaatgaaaattagcgctttcttctttgatttccaattttgacttccaatgattcactgcCTGCTAAAGAATCCCATGgcagttgaagaaaaatccacagaaaagccgcactgGGCTATAAGACGCATGGttcaaaatgtgggaaaaaagtaGTGGCTTATAGTCGGTGAAATACGGTAAATTCCATACTTTTGACAGCTGTGTGGCAACAATGTTATCAGAAATGTAACTGGCTTGCTTACAAGGTGCTGACATCCCCTTCAGGTAAGATGAGCCTTGGATGCTGCTGAACTGTGATGGGAGAGCTGGAGTTTGAGCCAGAGGCCGAACTGCCTGAGGAAAGGCTGGGGGGGTGCACCTCTGACAGGTAGTCCCGATGTGGCTCCCCCTGTAGGGGCAGCTTGATGTGGAGGTCCTCGGCGATGGATGAGTCCATGATTCCACACGTTAGGATGTGGGAGAGGCTGCAGTCATCACATGTGCACCTGTTGGAGAAGCAGCGGCGTTGCTTTTGGCTAACTAAGACTTCAACAAAAAACTCCATTGCAAATAAAGATAATGGCATGTTAACAGCATTCCTCAGTCCCTAAGCCACTCTAAGGTCACAATAAAGCTGGAGATTCTGACACAAAACAGAGTTTGATTCTCTGATGAAACTCGAGCTTTTTCTTGTTAATGccaagcaaagaaaaacaaatgagggAGGAGTTTTAAGGAATATAAGGGTCAATATGGACTTAGAACTtaattgtgatattttgtgtaACAATACAacgtattatttattttttgggtaACTATGGTTGTGACTGTATGATACAGCATTCATAGCACcaacacaaatattgtttttgaaaaatattcccatttGAAATAGGCTTCTTCAGGATGGCACTTAAAGtgtgattacattttaaaatgtactgatatttattgatgctcttgtAGAAAATAGCAGAAATATCATTTCCGATAATActattaagtgtttttttattaaccatCAATGACAAATTGTGACAACAATAGATAAAAGTTCTTATGAAAAGTTTTTTATGATGAATGAGATATTTTGACCTATATTGCCTAATGCTCCTGTAGTAGCCTAATGATCCTACTACAGTTTTATTGTTCTATATATCGATATCAGTTTGAGTAGCTCAAAattttacttattatttattattgcagTCCCAACTCTATGAAATGTAGTTGCTGGACTCCATCCAACATAATGgacagattctttaaaaaagcTATTGAATCTATGTTTCCAGACTTTACAAACCATAGAATGTAGAAATGAAGATGGATTCAGGTATTTTGACCTATATTGTACAACAGACAGTAGATGATGGAAACCTACCGTCTTCTATAGTTACAGTTTGGACAATCTGGAATACTAAGACGAGATGAGAGCATCCTCATAGTGTCTGTGAAGTTGTTTTCTCCAGTGGAGGGTTTTTTACTGTTAGGAtgctaaaatgacaaaaaatatattcataattgCACTAAAATGTAGGTTTACCTCCAACATGACAGGCTCAAACATGGATAACCTACTTGTTCTTCAATGAACCTCCTCTGCTTGAAGAACTCCCAGTCCTCCTTTAGCATTCgctgttttgtctttaaagtctTGATGGAGTCAGAAATGAAATCAACAACAACAGTTTAGGATTAATAAAGATGGACAAAAAAATCTTGTCAGTGAAttttaaacttacatttttgcTAATCAAGGACTTGTGTGGTTCTGTTTTTTGGTTGGTCAGACTCTGGCCTTCCACCTTAAAAAGTaactacaaacaaaacacacaaacactcagaaTCCCCCTTAGCCACAGTCGTTGAAGCCAATCTTGTGGCTGATCTGTTGGGCGACTACCTGCTCATCGACATAATCATCAATCCTCTTCTCACACTCCTGCCACTCAGCAGCCACAGAAGCCAACTCCTGTTGCAGCTCCTGGTATCTTTCCAACAGCGTCCGATACATGTCTTCATTATACGAGTCATGAGAGGCTGTACCatgtctggaaaaaacaaagtttgactTAAAACGGCATTTAGTAACATATCAAAGACGTTGCatatttgaaaagaaactgGTCATTCTAATTATAGTCAGAGTCACTGTGTGTattttcagacagaaacaatATCTTACTTCAGCTGTGCAATAAGTGCTGGTAAACAGTTTTGCAGGATCGGTTCAGAGAACACCAGGTTCTCAAAAAGGTGCTTGTTGTGCAGCTCCCATGTCACCTGAAACTTCTGCAGGTGCTCATTCTCCTGGAACCAAAAGGAGAGGAACAAAGTGTGAGGAGGGAGAAGAGCCGTCAGCAGCCGGCACTGTGAGCAGCCGGAGGAAAACTAACCAGAGTGAGGAGGAAGCTGCTGATGGTGCGTGCAGCCTGACACAGAGCGTTGTactcctccagcagcagagagacgAACTGGTGGGCCTGAGGAGGACCCTGAGCTGCAgcc carries:
- the fam193a gene encoding protein FAM193A isoform X2 yields the protein MSPTDAKRGAKRRKNKRGGGSSCSAVCNSSSGKAGAPPALGCAGTATPASVVSFLTSGSTGNGNIGSSAGMNGEVKVNSSVTPQFAEGPVNAEFSGVLQTPFTFGLNQRAPYTAGDRCLLCRCERKDSVVPSEAGISGQNGMAQPAMAPSALQLPLWVCSDCRRTVEKEDRRTTLEQSLGSQDFLLHMPVSNGTLAQTAATADRFSTAAPTLPMLPAPDLAAPMPPDTVCSCETCNERREISAESERESQQLQNHWSEVRYLVRCIYRQTGTPLADDQDQPLERDKEGMKELVDRLCVKDPYQLYQRLEQQAREYVLEMKVRLLKHLSGASKPAGPPGGAVAAAQGPPQAHQFVSLLLEEYNALCQAARTISSFLLTLENEHLQKFQVTWELHNKHLFENLVFSEPILQNCLPALIAQLKHGTASHDSYNEDMYRTLLERYQELQQELASVAAEWQECEKRIDDYVDEQLLFKVEGQSLTNQKTEPHKSLISKNTLKTKQRMLKEDWEFFKQRRFIEEQHPNSKKPSTGENNFTDTMRMLSSRLSIPDCPNCNYRRRCTCDDCSLSHILTCGIMDSSIAEDLHIKLPLQGEPHRDYLSEVHPPSLSSGSSASGSNSSSPITVQQHPRLILPEGDVSTFISDDDEVPPVSSKFRNIYPMNSYEDSSVVSAAVNGLHRNINGDDVNAALKPGSPQITSSSSSSEGDEEEANIQAGGEPPGKQEVLSLGKTASPPPSYSHQQVEQVQHACECHVCNQDPNPSALGPAACLPPSRIHAVPPSTVGHQFFPDSKAPPAHPALHLYPHIHGHLPLQNFSRPLLHPTLYPPSPPLIHNKPLPPNPTSNHSAAKQPAFSTSLPDHVYQNCFGGTGGAGDWNTSLQCLSLKFENLWDAAVMKSWNPSVLLPECLPGEMLGPPLPDVPLPPTSIGLQGEHPPLPTPLPTSSSSSLSSSLSSSSSSSCSSSEAKEPKKTGAKKKCLYNFQDAFMETNRVVMATSAATSSVSCTATTVQSNDVFHSLGKDDHRQPMSAAPRNNSMGLSSLPSLSGPTLPPAPASHLPAMERMERPSFPKMAAPAPDFVDSHQGLCLPPAEPPVPSMDGPVSAPTSVCSDPDCEGHRCEGSGSYEHQPYDGEESPDEDSCSEHSSSTSTSTNQKEGKYCDCCYCEFFGHGGPPAAPTSRNYAEMREKLRLRLTKRKEVQPKREEQQPVIERDGGVEDHRRVEDLLQFINSADNKPASSTKAAKRARHKQKKMEEKARLEAEAREREEQQLLEEQRRRQEEEEAALQKELLRLQELQQHRAAKKKKKEKAKENTAPPPNNPQPLKQTAQNVLDNLQNGNSQLLQNLLRFPEQKEARLEPVPQPSFRCPVEKIHTPESTVRLFNGTSSTLGYKSKAKQSGKVLPCNSVSMRVPELPKSSDKVTKTNGTAPPTTADIKATRVRPAEITAPTPTTEPRREERSNSRCVNGKRQQPEQPLTQIKDARTSPPMSNPSPSPPPASHFEPQQNGKPPTAESPQPKGKSKKSKKKKGDKMNTSIDDVFLPKDIDLDSTEMDETEREVEYFKRFCLDSARQTRQRLSINWSNFSLKKATFAAH
- the fam193a gene encoding protein FAM193A isoform X1 — protein: MSPTDAKRGAKRRKNKRGGGSSCSAVCNSSSGKAGAPPALGCAGTATPASVVSFLTSGSTGNGNIGSSAGMNGEVKVNSSVTPQFAEGPVNAEFSGVLQTPFTFGLNQRAPYTAGDRCLLCRCERKDSVVPSEAGISGQNGMAQPAMAPSALQLPLWVCSDCRRTVEKEDRRTTLEQSLGSQDFLLHMPVSNGTLAQTAATADRFSTAAPTLPMLPAPDLAAPMPPDTVCSCETCNERREISAESERESQQLQNHWSEVRYLVRCIYRQTGTPLADDQDQPLERDKEGMKELVDRLCVKDPYQLYQRLEQQAREYVLEMKVRLLKHLSGASKPAGPPGGAVAAAQGPPQAHQFVSLLLEEYNALCQAARTISSFLLTLENEHLQKFQVTWELHNKHLFENLVFSEPILQNCLPALIAQLKHGTASHDSYNEDMYRTLLERYQELQQELASVAAEWQECEKRIDDYVDEQLLFKVEGQSLTNQKTEPHKSLISKNTLKTKQRMLKEDWEFFKQRRFIEEQHPNSKKPSTGENNFTDTMRMLSSRLSIPDCPNCNYRRRCTCDDCSLSHILTCGIMDSSIAEDLHIKLPLQGEPHRDYLSEVHPPSLSSGSSASGSNSSSPITVQQHPRLILPEGDVSTFISDDDEVPPVSSKFRNIYPMNSYEDSSVVSAAVNGLHRNINGDDVNAALKPGSPQITSSSSSSEGDEEEANIQAGGEPPGKQEVLSLGKTASPPPSYSHQQVEQVQHACECHVCNQDPNPSALGPAACLPPSRIHAVPPSTVGHQFFPDSKAPPAHPALHLYPHIHGHLPLQNFSRPLLHPTLYPPSPPLIHNKPLPPNPTSNHSAAKQPAFSTSLPDHVYQNCFGGTGGAGDWNTSLQCLSLKFENLWDAAVMKSWNPSVLLPECLPGEMLGPPLPDVPLPPTSIGLQGEHPPLPTPLPTSSSSSLSSSLSSSSSSSCSSSEAKEPKKTGAKKKCLYNFQDAFMETNRVVMATSAATSSVSCTATTVQSSNNPPIHLASKRPNTIDDVFHSLGKDDHRQPMSAAPRNNSMGLSSLPSLSGPTLPPAPASHLPAMERMERPSFPKMAAPAPDFVDSHQGLCLPPAEPPVPSMDGPVSAPTSVCSDPDCEGHRCEGSGSYEHQPYDGEESPDEDSCSEHSSSTSTSTNQKEGKYCDCCYCEFFGHGGPPAAPTSRNYAEMREKLRLRLTKRKEVQPKREEQQPVIERDGGVEDHRRVEDLLQFINSADNKPASSTKAAKRARHKQKKMEEKARLEAEAREREEQQLLEEQRRRQEEEEAALQKELLRLQELQQHRAAKKKKKEKAKENTAPPPNNPQPLKQTAQNVLDNLQNGNSQLLQNLLRFPEQKEARLEPVPQPSFRCPVEKIHTPESTVRLFNGTSSTLGYKSKAKQSGKVLPCNSVSMRVPELPKSSDKVTKTNGTAPPTTADIKATRVRPAEITAPTPTTEPRREERSNSRCVNGKRQQPEQPLTQIKDARTSPPMSNPSPSPPPASHFEPQQNGKPPTAESPQPKGKSKKSKKKKGDKMNTSIDDVFLPKDIDLDSTEMDETEREVEYFKRFCLDSARQTRQRLSINWSNFSLKKATFAAH